AggtatatatacgcatatatacatatgtatatatatatatatatatacatacatacgtacatacatctacatttatatgtgtatatatgcgcTCACTTATATAGCCCTTTCTGCCTTTTAAAACATACGTAGTGATACTTGTCgttttatgcatatttttgtcccctttacaaaatataataatacaaaaaagtaaatattagTCCAAATAggttacaaaaaaaaagatatacacgtatatgtgcatacgtttatgtatgtataggTATAATAGCGCGCCAGTAAAATTCCATTTTGCATGCACTGCAGAGACTGGAGAAAGAACACACGCACTTCTTTATGTACATAGTCTTTACTCAagttattttgtaaaattaagAAGAATTATGTCAAACCTTCCTTTTAACAGTTATTTATATAGTATACATTAtgcatttattcattttacttatatgtattttcataaatatgcCCCTTTCTATTTGTACACTccgttcattttattatacttatataactatatatatacaagttgAATGCAGAAtttgcttttttcttttttcttttcatatcTTGTCATTTAGATGTAATTTGCCTTTGAGCTGATCAGGCTAGTATTAAGGTGGTACAATTGTACGTTCCCTCTGAACGAACAACAGAATTAGCATGTGCTCTTAGTAGTcaggaaaacaaaaaatagagcggcgttttatatatatatatatatatatatatatatatatatacacacatatacgtatacacataaacatgcacatataaatatataaaactggGCGTGCTTGAACATGGTTGTTCTATTCCCAAAGAAGGCAGTACACGTGTGGGAACTCGTAAGATAATACGAGTGAACGATGCTTATAAAGTAtctcatatatatgcacacacatacaaagttaaaattataaagagaaaaagcaTAAGGTCTCCTTCTGCATGGTTCATAATAAatggaatatattttttgcttaacactcatacatacaaacatacatgatcatatacttataaaaatatatgggtATTTACATATGTGCGTATAAACTAATATGTGCACTTGATCTCTTTTCCGTTTTGACTCATTTAAATAAGATTTATTGCATGCTTTCACTTTATCGTTAAGcctatatatacttatagaGCACCAAAAGAACAGGCTCATATACGTTTATcccgtatatatattatacatatatatgtacatagctatgtatgtatatagctatgtatgtatatagctatgtatgtatatagctatgtatgtatatatgtacaggTGCATAACGTTTACCTGACATGTCATACGAAGGTCAATCCATTTCCTTTCTGTTctttatttctaattttctGTTTCTCCAATTAGTGGAAGCAGCATAAGAGTTAACGCTCTCaacatttttgaaaaatatgaattttttttttttatttaagatCAACATGTACAGCCACTATATCTCTTTTAAAtggaataattattattagagCAGGcgtatctcttttttttttttttttttttttttttttttttttttttccctctattctatttttttaataagttaataaattagaaaagcTAAAtgttcattttcatttttccttttttttttttttttacttaatttttccttagttgagtttctttttctttttcttttttttttttttttttttttttttttttttctactcaTTTCTATCCCCTACCCCACCcccaagaaaaaaaaaaaaaatttatataaaagtataacaagattacaaaatataaatcattttctttattccttttctaatatctattttttttcttttttcattaattataaatactaaataaataaatggtaTTGTATTTGTAGTATTATATCTTTTACTATCTAGTACAATGCTATCTCGACTATTTGactatttattttgtgtaCTAGTTAGCTGCGTTTCGCCTTAACGTTTTCACTTCTTGttcaattttcttttttcttttaataattcattattGTTTACTAAGCTTCCATTTTGTGttcattcttttatatatacgtagatataaatatatatatgcatgtttatatatatatatatattatatatatatatttatgtaaacatatatatatataaagagcTTTTGCCTTGCACTTTAGAAATCCGTAACCTATGAACTAACGCAATAgcaaatttacttttttttttttttttttttttttttttttatgtgtacataaacatagtgtttttatttaaaaaaaaaaaaaaaaaaaaaaattctattaaaatgtgtattttttattttcatttcgtTACTTTTGGTTTCGTTTCGTTTCTTTTcgttctttttcttttttcttttttaacattcTCGTTAAATTTGTGTAAAGTGTACTAACTAAAATAGAGTACATATCACGCAATGGCAGTAAagatgtattaatataacttatttatatatatatgataaattatatatatatatattacatatacacatacaatTACGcaccatatatttttaagtaagGATACCCTAACatataaagaaatttaaAGTGTTAActtttagtaaaaaaaaaaaataaaaaataaactaacATTGATGGCAATGTTTTGTGACTGCTGTGAGCATGTACTATTTGACAGATTCAAATAGTAGTTTTTCctgtttttttcaaatttttacttAGTTTAAATGCTTTAACTACTCTGCTTTTACTGCTATACTTTAACTGCTCTGCTTTTACTGCTATACTTTAACTACTCTGCTTTTACTGCTATACTTTAACTACTCTGCTTTTACTGCTATGCTTTAACTACTCTGCTTTTATTGCTATACTTTAACACTCTGTTTTTATTGCTATACTTTAACACTCTGCTTTTACTGCTATGCTTTAACTACTCTGCTTTTATTGCTATACTTTAACACTCTGCTTTTACTGCTATGCTTTAACTACTCTGCTTTTATTGCTATACTTTAACACTCTGCTTTTACTGCTATGCTTTAACTACTCTGCTTTTATTGCTATACTTTAACACTCTGCTTTTACTGCTTTACTTTAATACTCTACTTTTACTGCTTTACTTTAATACTCTACTTTTACTGCTTTACTTTAATACTCTACTTTTACTGCTTTACtttaacttttctttttttgctttGCTTTTCTGTGCtttacttttatttccttttttttttcgtaccttttgttccttttttcatttcttttttttctttttattactttcttttgttttattttttttttaatttaaaaaaaaaaaatatatatatatacaattgcGCTTCATCTTacgttaaaaatatatgagcACAATTGATAGtacgaaaaaatatatatatattatatatatatattcaagtgtatatatatataaatattatgcaaaaaatatatattttttaattgaataaatacacatatatatattgtatatatgcatttatacataactggtgctatatatatattatatatatatatataatattgtacGTTTATCTTAatctcatatatatatgcatataatatattttaatatattacattgtattatattttttttatatatatacatatatgcatacatatatacataaatatatacatacatatatacatacatatatacataaatatatacatatattatacatacatatatatattatacatacatatatatatgtattatgtacattttgAAAGTCCTATGATTTGtataatattgtatatatgtaaaaagtgAAAGGTTTTTTGTTTActatttactaaaaaaaaaaaaaaaaaaaaaaaattgtgataacttaaaagtaaaaagaatattgaaaaaaaagataacacttttttttttttttttttttttttttttttgttttctttttaattgcttttttaaaattatattattttacactttccttttatatatagtagtaataataatagtaatagtataattatatataattaaataattaaacaaaataattaataataagaaaatatagaagCAATATGGcgttaaaaagaataacaaaggtaattataatatataataataaacatgCATTTGTGTGAAATGATAATTACTATGTTCATCCCTTTGCAAATATTATTCTACAGAGTTTCTCGTCTATGTTATTATATCAATATTTAGTagtttttaaaagttttattatttctatggGCATTTAACTGTCATGCAAATTGCTTATTCCATtccatatatgtacatgtataaatatgtatatgtataaatatgtatatgtataaatatgtatatgtataaatatgtatatgtataaatatgtatatgtataaatatgtatatgtataaatatgtatatgtataaatatgtatatgtataaatatgtatatgtataaatatgtacatgtataaatatgtacatgtataaatatgtacatgtataaatatgtatatatatgcatatgtacatatatgtgtacgtatatgtatgtgtacgtatatgtatgttatgcaatatatatatatatatatatatatatatatattatatataatattatatatatatattcaaaatgtatttctttttttttcccgtacattttttttttttttttatatttttattttttgtggCGTATGAcaagtatttattttgtgtagtgctttttttttttttttttttttaattgaaatTTGGATGTcctacacatatatgcatatatttgcatatacatatatataccaactaatgcacacatacatatgcacactTATAATACAcctatacatacatatacatatgtgtacaaaCGTGAGCACGTTTTATGCACATACAGAAGAAGAAACTAAGGCATATAGTATCTAACGACTGTCGATGTTACATTTTTGTTATGTCACATACTGTTTTGGTTTTAATTCGTTTATTCACCCGTTCATGTACTTACCTAATTACTCATCTGCCTAATTACGTAGTTgtttactttttcatttcattttattttattatttcttttttttttttcacatagGAATTGCAAGACTTGAACAAGGACCCCCCAACGAATTGCTCGGCGGGCCCAATAGGAGatgacctttttttttggcaaGCAACAATTATGGGACCGGGGGATAGGtgagaaaaaggaaataagaaaaaataataagaaatgaATTGTGGAAAATGAGCAACGAAAAATGAATGATAAgaaatgaattataaaaaaacgagtgacaaaaaaataattttgaattgtgaatgaaaaaaaggaaaaatgagaAATGTTTATCTGCTTAAATGTAGCATTAGTAACAGCAACATCaaccaaaaaaaatgctCACAATTTACACATGTGATAATTATGCGTAATGCCATCCATCCTTATACATATTACGAACATTTACATGTGTAcgtattatacatatatatatatatatatatatatatatatttttttttttttccttaagtCCCTATGAAAACGGTGTATACTTTTTGAACATCAAGTTTCCTCCTGACTATCCTTTCAAGCCAccaaaagtaaatattttttttccatcccttacattcttttatttttttttttttattgcatcgttctttttttttttttttttttttttttatacaatgCATTGTTCGAAtgttcatatgtacatatatttacatgagTACGtttttatgtgtacatataatgtGTCCTCCCCGTCTTTTCTTCGCCCACTTCACAGATAATTTTTACCACGAAAATTTACCATCCCAATATAAACACGGCAGGAGCTATATGCCTCGACATTTTAAAAGATCAGTGGAGCCCTGCCCTAACCATATCAAAAGTATTACTGTCCATCTCGTCATTGTTAACGGATCCCAATGCAGGTACgaaagaaaaagcaaaaatgttttaacgagtggagggaaaaaaagaaaatcatttgtttccatttttatttgattcaGTTATGGGTTTTGTTCTTGTTGTGCTACCTATACAACCAAATACACTATCACGTATgcgtttatatatacgtacgttCTTATCTACACACTTACTACAtaaaagcttttttttttttttttctttttttttgcccaTAAACTGTGTTCCCCCCTTCCCTACTTGTAGACGATCCCCTAGTACCGGAAATAGCGCATGTATACAAAACAGACAGAACAAAATATCATCAAACTGCGAAGGCATGGACCCAGAAATACGCACAATGAACAATAcaaacacacatatatatatatagatatagattcatataattcagtacatttaattaagttttttttttttttttttttttttttttttttttaataacttattgattcttttaaaatatgtggaaaaaaaaaaaaaaataataatagtgaaagaaaagaagaaaatgtattttcaatagatattatatatatatataggtatgtgtatatatatactaaacgggcaataagaaaaagattatagaataataacccaaataaaaagaaaaagagaaagagaaaaaaaattaagaaaagctctgaaattaaaaatttttttttttatagtttttttttttattattattttttttttttttttcctttttttttttttcatctaatATGTATgcgtgtgtatatatatacatatgtatgcatacattTAAGTTTCATTGTAACCAatctaattattattacaccaccttctttttccttttttttttttctacattaaaaccttaattttttttttttttatttatacatgcttacatatatatttatatatattctttttatttttatccattttttatcctttttttaaataaatttgttaaaacATTTTGTGAACATGTacgtgtttatatatatatatatatatatatatatgtatgcatatatatgtatatatctacgtctctttttctttcccttcataaagatatatttatataaatacatatatatatatatatatgttcatatatgtaagtatgcatgtatgtatatgtctACAAAGCAACAGTTATAAATTGgttcttaataaaaaaatatgaaaaaagattAGCATATTAAAAGGATGCAACAAATGCTATTAACGTGTCTTACCCAACTACCGCATGGTGATTTTTAGCCGATCCagctcaaaaaaaaagaaaaagaaaaaaatatataaaaaggaaaaaggaaaaaataaaaagaagatttTTAACTTATACTAAATTCCGCAGAAATAGGAATTAACGacaaacatattttatgcCCTCCTATTTAAATCCCAAAGTTTGCCTGTACAGTTACGTGTTCacgttttataaaaatagaatatatatgtgtatacaaaGGCATCCTTTTTTGAGTCTATTTTCATATGTaacaaaattgtaaattaggtataaaattgtaaatatatgaaggAGTACTGCAACTACCTGATCTACTTCAACTATCACGTAGCATAACTTACTCCTTCTTACCTCAAAAGTGTAGTACACTGATAAAGCCCTCTTATGAGTTCGGGGGAGacgtatttttttctcatttccTTTCAAAAAACCATTTATAGTACACTAAAATTAAGTAGTATGATCGTCTAAAGCTTACCGATTTGTGTGTGTTCCTTtaagcatataaatataacttttaCTGCGCGAAACTTAGATTAAGtcaaatttatgtttttctctttttattatttattcatcgacggtaaaaaattaattcgctcgtttctatttttttaatttattattttttttgtttttttattttatacactTACTATTTCGCTTAACATGTGGCACATATAAAAGCATTTCATCTCAAGAAACAAGATCTACATGTAACACACGGATCAGCAAAGGGGGAGGGGGGGAGATTTATATCACATTTAGAAGGATATTGCTGAGGAGACAAGGCCAGAGCATCacatttatgaaaaaaaaagaaagaaatgaACACTAAGTCGAAATTtaggaacaaaaaaaaaaaaaaaatgaacagtCAAGTGAAATttaggagaaaaaaaaaaaatgaacagtCAGGTGAAATttaggagaaaaaaaaaaaaaatgaacagtCAGGTGAAATttaggagaaaaaaaaaaaaaaaatgaacagtCAGGTGAAATttaggagaaaaaaaaaaaaaaaatgaacagtCAGGTAAAAATtaggaggaaaaaaaagaaaagaaaaagaaaaaaaaatcaaaagcATAAGCAAAATAATCTAGAACACTGCTTCAGTTGAAATGCCCATAACGGatctttaattaaaatattacctCTTCgcactttttcattttttcatataaggaaatttattatgttatagGATAAGGCATAAACCCCTACAGCCATGACCTGCTCCCcccatttttatttcctacATAAATTCGAGtgtaatattgtaaaaaattaatcttaaaaaaaaattcaccTCTTAATACcgcggaaaaaaaaaaaaaaaaagataaaatgttGCTTTCTTTAAACAAGATatctaaaaattttgtttgatgtgtttttttatagttttctTATCTTTACACCTAACTTAAAATGAATAGAGATAAATTAGAAAAGCAGAGACTAATGCAAAGGAATGAAAAGCATATCAAAAATTACGTCACtgataatgtaataaaagatataaagtGCAAAGATGACGGTAATTAGAGAGTCATTTTGTAGAAGCAAATGAAAATTACGTGAACATAAGAAATTAAGAGTACACACAAACCTGAAAACATACACACGTGCATTCATCACGTCACTTTTAACATTTCTCTAATAAGCGAATGAagatatggaaaaaaaaaaaaaaaatatatatatatatttatatacttatgtatttatattgcTACACACTTGTTTATACGTAAAGTTTCCAACCCCCTctctattatattttcagaCAAGTTGTACTTAAGGAAGGATGAGGCAGCCTATGAAAACTACAAAATCAGagagaaggaaaaaataaattcatatattagaATAGAAAATAGGAGGTacgaagaagaaaaaaaatagagtaaaataaataaaaaataacaaacaaACCACGTAACAATAAATTGTGATAACACCTTAAATGTCATTCGCGGTAGGAGGGAAAACCTTTGCAGGAACGAGAACAGATGGCAAATGGCAGAACTCAAAGCTCAAGTATGAACACATATAAATGGGAGTAAATACTAATGTATCAGGCGAATagacacataaatataaacatgcaCAAATGTATACACCCACATTCATACACATACAAaagatataacaaaaaaaaaaaaggtgtgTAAACGTGGCATAGAGACTAATCACTAAAATTAGGATAGTTGTGTAAATCAGAATTAgcaccaaaaaaaaaaaaaaaataaataaaataaaattaacttatctgtcttttttctttcttttttgctcttttttaCAAAACAAAACGCGTAATATCTTGCAAATATACACTTCTTTCCTCCCGCTGTTActataaaagaaagaagtaGACAAAACAAATAGATTACAGCAAATGCCTTTTAAAagcgaaaaaaataagtctaagtaatacaaaaagaggaaattacatataaaatgcGTACAAATTAAGTAAATAGTTTGAGAACAAAAGAGATAGATAGAGAAATAAAGTgagagagagagagagaaaaaaaaatgttatttctCAAgttacgtaaaaaaaaaatttttgcataattttaccataaataattttaaaaatttgtcaGGTGCAATCATGACATTATAAATCATGAATACACAAATTATGAAGAGTCTAtcaaattagaaaaaaaaaaaatgtacggATCAGCAGCATGAAAAATGTTACAATGTGCACATGTAAATAATGCTGTATATAAATCCATGTACAAAAATGACCCGACTGTTCTTACACCACAGATTTGTGCAAATAAAAGAAGGGACTTCTTGACTGAAAGGATGAGCGGCTCGTACAACCCAATTACCGGTTGATATATATTCTTGTCAAgttgcatttttatttgtttatatcgtattattttatttttcccttttaacCGATAAGTCCACTGTGTTGACTAGTTATGTCCGCTCAACTGACCACTGctctaatttttcttttcacttTCAGGTGAGAAGAGGAGCTGAAAGGAAGATGTTCAAAGAGGACAATTATTCAACGGAATCTTCCACTTATCCGAGGCTACTACGagatttgtttttttattttttaaaaatatgtcttttttgaaatatattttttatccatCACCAACATCTACCATTTTGGTTAATGTTTTCATCATGTCAAAAAAAGAGACGCGCTTCCTAAACCTGTCTTTTCCCTCCCCCCCAAAAGGGGTAcacaaatgtacatataaatatatatatatatatatataactacgtgcatacatatatataaatacgtgtgtacatatatataaatacgtgcatacatatatataaatacgtgcatacatatatatatatatatattcgtacGCGTTTTTTCCCTCCACAGAAATTCCTACAAATATGGAGACCGCCATTTGTATACTCTTCCACCTACTGCACATCACCAGCGTTTTTCTTTTCAGAAAAGAACAATCACATGAGACGGATACACGTGAAAAATCTTTTTTGACGAAACATGAAGTGGATCTATCAAAAGAAATtgcaaattattattttctaaattttcatttactgctttttcaatttcacttattttttcatcattatgataaagaaaagaagtgTTAGCAGATGGTTTTAACTTGTTTGCATAAGCGAATTGTTCTCCATAATGTGCTGCACCATGTGATGTATCATGTGCTTCTCCATATACTGCACTGCGtgtgatattttttttccccttgaacccaactttttttattccatcTGAAATATGAATATTGCTTAAAGCACAAAATTCATCAACGGcgttaatgaaaaaagaaaatttctTACATAGAggtgtattttcttttcctctttttaattttactatttcttGATAATTTCTTCgaatatttttccattttaaaaaattaataacaacaacaaaaTTCTCTTGTTCGTTTAGACAATTcataccatatatatataaacatattgtAGTAAATGTAACCTTTCTTGCTATAAAgggtataatttttttaatagtacattttctttttatgtttgcattaaatttataaaaataggcattttttgatttgttcttattttttaccttatacacattcattatttttttatgatggatataataattaataaaagacgtaaatatataactgttcataaaaaaatgttttattattgtgTTGTCTCTTTTGTTATCTTCAATATATTCGAAGATGCACAGATCTAATTCATCCTTGCTTAAAATTTTCCCCCTTTCCAAGCAAAACGCACACACGCACTGTGCTCGTCCTAGAGCCATTGGAGCCCCTCCCATCAACTCATCCTTCCTATTGCTACTGCTATGGATGCTACACATGCTTCCACTATTGCTTCCTCTACCACCGCTTTCTCCACGGCTACTCTT
This genomic interval from Plasmodium brasilianum strain Bolivian I chromosome 13, whole genome shotgun sequence contains the following:
- a CDS encoding hypothetical protein (conserved Plasmodium protein) translates to MNRDKLEKQRLMQRNEKHIKNYVTDNVIKDIKCKDDDKLYLRKDEAAYENYKIREKEKINSYIRIENRRRENLCRNENRWQMAELKAQKEVDKTNRLQQMPFKSEKNKSKCNHDIINHEYTNYEESIKLEKKKMYGSAA
- a CDS encoding ubiquitin-conjugating enzyme E2, encoding MALKRITKELQDLNKDPPTNCSAGPIGDDLFFWQATIMGPGDSPYENGVYFLNIKFPPDYPFKPPKIIFTTKIYHPNINTAGAICLDILKDQWSPALTISKVLLSISSLLTDPNADDPLVPEIAHVYKTDRTKYHQTAKAWTQKYAQ